From Litoribacterium kuwaitense:
CAGGCAGCAAGTCAAACCCGTCAAACAAACTTTTCGGCAGTCGACGGCGCTACTCAGGTCACCGCTCGCGTGGCAAGTGACCTTTTTCATGGGCATGCAATCGTTCTTATTTTACGTACTCATCACATGGCTTCCGGATTTGCTCATCGATAAAGGATTGACCGCCGCACAAGCCGGCGTGCTCTTGTCATTACAGCAAATCGTGCTCATCCCATTTACGTTTGCCATTCCGATCATTGCGTCTCGTTTCCAAAAGCAAAGTGTGCTCTTATCTGGCAGTGCCTTACTGTTTCTCTTTGGGATTGCTCTCTTATGGTGGGGGCAAGGGATGGCCGTGCTCGTCGTCGCCATCGCCTGTCTCGGCATTGCTGGCGGCTGTGCGTTCAGCTTGTCCATGATGCTGTTTAGCTTACGAACGAAAGATGCAGAAGAAGCCTCGGAACTGTCTGGAATGGCGCAATCGGTCGGGTATTTGTTGGCAGCTGCCGGCCCAGCGCTGGCAGGTGCGTTATATCAAGCTTCTGGAAACTGGAATGGTCCGTTGCTGTTACTCATGCTTGTAGCGCTTATTTTATGTGTTGCAGGATGGCTGGCGGGAAGGAATCGATTTGTGCAAATGTCATCATGAACTGTTTTAAAAATACCCTCCATGTGGAAATAGAACGGTAATCACAAACAAATGGAGGGAGAACAATGAAGCTGCAAAACAAAGTCGCGCTCATCACGGGTGCCGGATCAGGAATGGGACAAGCGCAAGCCTTGCTTTTTGCAAAAGAAGGCGCGAAGGTCGTCGCTGTCGACGTCAATTTACAAAGCGTTGAAGAAACAGTTCGTCAAATAGAGGCGGATGGTGGAGAAGCGCTTGCTCTCAAGGGAGACATTTCGAAAAAGGAAAGTGTGCAGGCGCTCGTCAAGCTTGCCCTCAAAGAGTATGACCGAATTGACATCTTAAGCAATACGGCTGGCGTGCTTGACGATTATGCACCAACACTTGAAACAGACGAAGCATTATGGGATAA
This genomic window contains:
- a CDS encoding CynX/NimT family MFS transporter translates to MQPNTLEHIEKKRIQTSTVWLLMIGMIVMSANLRAPITSVGPVLGIIQEKLSLPASLAGFITSIPLMAFAICSPFAPKWSKRFGMERVLIVALAAIVTGLLLRLVGGLSFLFLGTALVGVGIACGNVLLPALMKRDFATRIGIMTGLYAVVMNVFGALGSGISVPLAQATSWQGALGFWAIPALIAFIIWLPQWRRASRQQVKPVKQTFRQSTALLRSPLAWQVTFFMGMQSFLFYVLITWLPDLLIDKGLTAAQAGVLLSLQQIVLIPFTFAIPIIASRFQKQSVLLSGSALLFLFGIALLWWGQGMAVLVVAIACLGIAGGCAFSLSMMLFSLRTKDAEEASELSGMAQSVGYLLAAAGPALAGALYQASGNWNGPLLLLMLVALILCVAGWLAGRNRFVQMSS